The genomic DNA TCGCGGATAATCACAGATCAAAAGTTCAAGATTTTGGGACAAGTTCAATAATTTGTTAAAAAAAATACGATTAAGATCATTGATCAGATTCAGGCTCACATTCTATTTTTAGAGGCCAGCTCTTCATTATCTCCAGGAGTGGTATTTTTGGCAACTAAAACCTACCTTGCCAGTGTCTACTGTAGACCGAAGAAACCaacaggaggaggttgcgggACACGGCCACGCCATGAGTGCCCCTCCCTGACGAGCTGCTGACGAAGCTGGTCGAGGAGATAATTCTGCTCATTATTGCGAGGGGGCGCAACCCAGGGTGCAAAATATGTACCATTAGCATTAGGTGGGAAGGCCGCTCGCTGTTCAAAGTCGGTCAGCTCGAGAGCACCGCCAGCGGAATGAAGCAAGATATTCCTGACCTGCAAGTCATCATAGCCCTCCTGCCGAAGCTCAGTGATATGCCGGGCAATGTATTTCATTCTGTCGACCCGACAGTTGTGGCAGAAGTTGGGGATAGACCCCTCATCGTCTTTGGTAggggggatgttgatgggggagTAGGTCTCCACTGGGAGGTCCCAGGCATAGGCAGGGTGGGTGCAGCCGTTGGAAGCAACCTGGCTCGTAGTATACACCAATTTGTGTCGGCAGGTGGGGCAAGTGACGGCCTTACCGGCTTCTGTCAGATGCTTTTCCCAGCGCCCGTAGCAAGCTTTGCACATCATGTGCCCGCAGAAAAGAGTTACTCCCGGGTGGGCATTGGCAATGTTTTGCGGAGGAGTGGCAGGGGTGAGGATCTCGTCCTTGTCGAGGCAGATGACACAGTGCACAACAGGCGTTGTGGTGGCACCGGGGTAGTTTCCGAGACGGTTTTCCTGAATCCAAGCCTTGAGTGTAGGCCAGTACTGAAGCTCTGCTCTTTGAGAAGCCATTTTGATGGTAAATCGTAATTCTGGAAAAAGAGGTTAGTTGGGTAGTAGTTTGAGTTGAGACGTTACCTAGCTGAAGAataaggtaaggtagctGTTGTGTTGAAGTGAACTGAATGGTTCGATGAAGAtgaatgatgatggcagAGACGAGCGGTCGTGATTTAATAGTCTTCTTTGCTGTTATCTCTGATTCATTTACAATATAGTTGAAGTGAGTTAAATCATGCTGTCCAACTGATAGCTACCTATGTTTATTCGAATATTCGCCTTGTCTTTTAAGTATATGCAGCCAGAACAATTCCATTGTGCTACCAGACAGAGCCGCCTTTGTTCTCGCACCGGAATTTACTGGCGGCAGTTACCACATCCGTTGGGACCTGCATGTGGTTCACCTAGATACTATCTCAGAATATTGCTTCAGCGAATACCTGCCAACCTGGTGCTTGATGAATGTGCGGCATTCATCAGGAAGATGGCCGAAAAAGATTAATATCAAACGGTTGGTCCGAACAATCGTTCAAACCTCACACAGGAAACTATCTAGTATAGTTTTGATGGTATTCCTGTTTACATTTTCTGCAGCATTACAGGTACTTTGGAATTCTTTCTTTGTCTGAACACCCTTCACAACAAATTGTCATAGCCAAAGTTGTCTTTCTTTCATACTTGGAGGGTGACAACAAAGAAATGTCAGCTAAGGCGGGTAGATAGAGCAGAATTTGTATCCCACATGGGTAGGAAGATACGACAATGGAGAGCTGATAGCGAGTTATCACCTACAACTAGCCTTGGGCGATCGGCGGCAGGTGTGATCCCGAAACAGTCAAGCCAGATTGCCACCATTAATATCGAGTCTCAAACACTTCCAAGACTCTTATCAACCTTATGTGGCTGTCACCATCAGCAgccttttttgtttggtgTAGAGACAACTTTCATAGCAAAATCACCTATGGCGGTGGAAATGAGCCCATGGGTGTTTTCGTAAATGACTCGGCGATGGTCTTGTTACAGCTCGGCGTGGAGAAAGATAGTATGGTCTTGATGAACTACCGTATGCTGCGGGGACTTTGTGCATCCGCACGTTTTGTGCAATTGGAGATGTATGAGGAGTGGGGGGTGCGCCACCTGCCTGTAATAACAGTTGCACCTTCCAGGTTCACCTCATATCTAAGCTTGAAAGTGGAAGGCACAACTCCAGATTCCGCGATGAGAAAGTGCATTGCAGATGTCTGGCGGAAGGAGCCGCCGGCATGGACGCTCTTTGCAATTTCCCAACCGAAACTCGACTGACAGATTTGAGCGAGTGAAAAGGAAGGGACGACAACGAAGAGTCCCGATGTGGGCTTTATACCTGCCATCACTGCTCATCTGAATCAGTATCTTCTCGACAACCACCCGACACAGATAAGGGAAACTGTTGTTCACTGGTTCCTGTCGAAAGTGAGAAGCAACCGAGCAACCAAGAGGCCAGCACGATTCGTATACCCGCCTGGGCATAGCTCCACAGGCTTCCTGGAAGGATGCGAGCAGACCGGGGTTTGAGAATAATCGGGAAATCCGCGCCGATAGACGAGCTGCAGGCTGAACAGGGGTCGGGGAGTTGCCAAGAGGGCCACAAGGTGGCATACTACAGCCAAGCTGGGGGTACATGAGGCACATCGATGCAGTGGTTGCAGCATAactgtggtgttgatgttgccggTAGAAGTCTCCCAAGCATTTCCCATCGCGATGTCAACATCCCCAACTTTGAACACCAAACTAGATGAAACTTGTTCCCCGCCCGCCATCGAAGATTCTGACCCGTTGCGCTACGAGCTTGGCAATGCCTGGCTAGGTCATAGTGTATGCAGGGGTCAAGGCGTCTAGTCCTAACCGGATCATCACCGCGCAAGAATTCAAGGAGGAGACAAATACATACAGCTGGACTGCAAGCCCGTTCGGGGATTTCTTTCTCTGTCTCTCGACTTTCGACTTTGCACCTTTCAACAGCCGAGAATCGccatcttgacaacctccaccatcatgcGAGCCCCCgattccaccaccaccttgtgGTTCATACTCCTGTCAACCTTTGCTGTTGCCCaggacaccaccgccaccccaaGACTGACAGGCCTGCCAACTTTGGCACCGAGCGACCGTTGCACAGCGTACTTTCAAAACGAATTACAAGCCTCGTATCCCACCCAACCagccgccatcgccgagaTCGTCAGTTCCAACTCGCTTGACCATGACCACGTCTTCGTGACAGGCGATCCCAAactccaaccaacaaacgCTCACTCTGACAGGAGAGTCGTCTGCTCGGGCGTCGTCGCCTTCCCGACCAAGATAGCCGGTGCCATTCCACAAAGGTCCACGAGTATACTGCAAGAGTTTGCCATCTGGCAAAAGGATGTGAGCTCGTGGGTCGATGCAAACAAGGAGTCGGTCAAGGCCTTTGCCACGAGCTGCTCCGGCGAGGGAGAGACGGGTGTGGCTGGGAACGCGCTTATGATGGTGGCTACCGATGTTGACGCATGCCTCACGGCTGCTGCAGTTGGTCTTGGGCCGACTGATGGGTCGAATGGCGTGGGTGGTCCGGCAGCAACGACGAGTACAGCGGGTGGACCTAGAGAGACTGGAGCTGCTGCCGTCGGTGCTTTGATGGGGATAGGAGTTGGATTGATGGGTATGCTTTGAGGGTTCAGCATCGCAGCCAGTCTGGATCAGGACAGGTGCATGTGGAGCAGGAGCACATTGCCTccttgttgctggggttCACGGGCAAGTAGCTGACAGTTCTCTGTTCTCTCCATGTGTGTTAGATTCAACTACCCATTCATCCTGCCCCAACAGCATCTCCTAGCAGGCACGATGACCCTGCCTTCGAATCCTCGCCCGTTCGCTGAAGTTCCATATCTCAAAGTCACGTTGGCCGTTCCACCTAGTGTGATGCTTCCTACTCCACCATCGATGTTCTCCAGGGTCTGTTGCACAGTGATATCTGTCGGAAAGGTTCTGTCAGCTTTATATGCCCACGCTTTTATACCCTTGCCG from Podospora pseudoanserina strain CBS 124.78 chromosome 2, whole genome shotgun sequence includes the following:
- a CDS encoding hypothetical protein (COG:O; EggNog:ENOG503PTUC), which translates into the protein MASQRAELQYWPTLKAWIQENRLGNYPGATTTPVVHCVICLDKDEILTPATPPQNIANAHPGVTLFCGHMMCKACYGRWEKHLTEAGKAVTCPTCRHKLVYTTSQVASNGCTHPAYAWDLPVETYSPINIPPTKDDEGSIPNFCHNCRVDRMKYIARHITELRQEGYDDLQVRNILLHSAGGALELTDFEQRAAFPPNANGTYFAPWVAPPRNNEQNYLLDQLRQQLVREGHSWRGRVPQPPPVGFFGLQ